From Neoarius graeffei isolate fNeoGra1 chromosome 27, fNeoGra1.pri, whole genome shotgun sequence:
taggaccgacccataatggtggtcacaccctcgatctaatactaacattcgggttaaacgtagaaaatatagtcatacttccacagtctgaagttctctcagatcattatctcatctcattcaaaatatgtcagagtaataatatatgcacctcaccacgctactgtattaaacgtacagtcacgtcaactactgcacagagctttataaatgatctcccagagctgtcaactttgattgggtcactgtcagcccctgcagaacttgatcaggcaactgaatgcttagagtcaacattccgccatactttagataatgtagctcctctaaaaaggaaaatggtcagagacaaaaaattagcaccctggtataatgatgacactcgcacattaaaacagaccactcgaaaattggaacgtaaatggcgtcaaacaaaattggtagcgttcaaattagcgtggaaggagagcttcctgaagtatagaaaagctcttagtactgcgagatcaacatatctctcctccctaatagaagataacaaaaataatcctagattcctatttaatactgcagcaaaattaaccaggaataagtccactatagacacatgcacacctgcagtatggagtagcaacgacttcatgaatttttttaatgacaaaattgagaatatccgacaaaaaattcaaactactaatttaaggtcagacaatgtaagtgaccctgtagttaacaatataactgtatcagatcagcaattagaatgttttactccccttagagaaactgaattactttcattaatctccgcatcaaaagcctcaacttgtgtactagatcccttacctacacgtctattcaaacagataatacctgaagtaattgaaccgcttctaaaaataatgaaTTCTTctccttacgattggctatgtacccaaatcctttaaactagcagttatcaaacccctgattaaaaaacctgaccttgatccctgtcagctgtccaattatcggccaatatcaaacctcccctttatctccaagatccttgaaaaagctgtggcacagcagttatgctcatatttacataggaataacatccatgaaatttatcagtcaggatttagacctcatcatagcacagagacagctctggttaaagtagtaaatgacctactgttggtgtctgatcagggctgtgtctcgctgcttgtgttgcttgaccttagtgcagcatttgataccattgatcattccattcttctggatagactagaaaatgttgtgggagttaagggaacggccctctcctggctcaggtcttatttaactgatcactatcagtatgctgatgtaaatggtaatttttctagacatactgaggtaaagtttggtgttccacaaggttctgtcttgggtccactgcttttttctctatatatggtccctctgggtgatattattcataaacattgtattagtttccactgttacgctgatgacacacagttgtatgtctctgcaaaacctgatgagagacaccagcttaatagaattgaggaatgtgtgaaggacattagacactggatgctgattaacttccttctgctgaactctgacaagactgaagtacttgtactcggaccacatgcagctagaagtaagttttctgattccacagtaactctggatggcctttctgtttcttcacgtgcagcagtaaaagaccttggagtgattattgaccccagtctttcattcgaaactcacattgctaacatcacccggatagctttctttcatctcagaaatattgctaagataagaaatttaatgtcactacatgacgcggaaaaactagttcatgctttcgttccctccaggttggattattgtaatgccttactgtctggatgttccaataagtgcataaacaagctccagttagttcaaaatgcagcagcaagagtccttactagaactagaaaatatgaccccatcacccctgtcttatccacactgcattggctcccaatcaaattttgtattgattataaaatactactattgacctttaaagcactgaatggtctcgcaccacagtacctgagcgaacttctgctcctctatgacccgccacgcctacttagatcaaaaggtgcaggctatctgctggtacctcatatagtgaaggttacatcagggggcggagccttttcttacaaagccccacagttatggaacagccttccaagtaatgttcgggaatcagacacagtctcagtgtttaagtctcggctgaaaacatatctgtttcgtcaagccttgtgttaatggtgtttatgaggtaaaggtgtagatctggaggatcctcagacagagtgttttggtaaactgggatgtatggatgctgtcagtccccactcgcttgctcactcaagtttgttgacggtgtagtggctgctgctttatgtcccggggctccctcatgcctgtgttaccttctggctctctccttttagttatgctgtcatagttagttgccggagtccctgcttgtactcagtgcaatatgtatactgttcctacttattcaggtgacattgggcatacctaacaacctgtgttccccccccccccccaaatctgtccctctgagttacatgtcggtcctgggattgagatgctggcctcttctgctcctcggacctgcctgatccatcctggtgccctgtgtctggttggagtctcatcgcatcgctcttgtggaggacggccccatgaggacagttgaaagtcacacctggaagacactctggactcttacagtaatgcttttatggctgaggactacagttgtcttgctaactttaggtctgcagttgtcatgaacagttttgcactcaagtttccatcaatgaagagtttataacatcaacgaaactgacttaatgttaaaactgttaatattatagtcaggctatctgttgttgcccaaatgaggatgggttcccttttgagtctggttcctcttgaggtttcttcctcatgtcatctgagggagtttttccttgccaccgtcgccacaggcttcatcactggggatagattagggataaaattaactcatgttttaagtcgttcaaattctgtaaagctgctttgcgacaatgtttattgttaaaagcgctatatgaataaacttgacttgactatttcgctgcacttctggggcgctttgacgagggcccaagaagagaaatgatccGAGTCTGCTggtggaaattcactgttgaatgagagtcagttggtggaaatgttgtttaaataattcagattgcatgtagacacacactattaagtaaaactgacagtgataataaagcttgtaaaaaaaaaaaaattatatatataaaatattttttcccctccacatctgggagggcggcgcccgagcACCCCCTATGGGCCGGCCACCACTGGCATCAAGTCAGACAGATCACTTTATCaactatttaaaagaaacagaaacagctaaaaTATAGCCGTGTCCCCCTCAGTCGGTGGCAACaatgcatctttaagttggtttgccaaccgccaaaaaaccctgcagaagaagaaaatggcagcgcgcgttgctgaaccaaagacaaaataaaaactctactcaaaaacaaaacccccaaaatacaaaaaaaggcaacagaatatggaatgaaagtacttgatggtaagaacgtttttttttttttttcaagaattatgatcctttttttttttttttttacaaattgttcctgtcatttcgccgggttgtttacattctaagcggaaatgattttgtcggacgttttgtattaagtttttatttatcgaatttgcaaaaaataaaaataaaaatgctccgtttctcaaaatccaatgaatgtggatagaataaaacagttattccggtcaatcttgtcatacacgggttctagccatcagctcatgtacgactcgattttgtggaataactgttaaatagatttATACTTCAATTGGTTCAAAGTGTTACATCACTCGTACAGGAAACGGGAAAGTGCTATAGTGTCATAAAATCTAAGAGCCAATCAGATTCCAGTATGCAAATACAGACCGAGCTATACACAGTTTGCCAGTGAAAGGGGGCGGGATCTGTGTTTAGAAGTGTTTCTAATTTGCATATTAATACaaactggattaaaaaaaaaaaagtgtaattgcAAAACAACCAATTAGTTAAATGCTGAAAATGTTAGCGATTTTTAGTTTCAAAGAAATTCAATTTGAGCTGTTTCATTAAAAACAAACCTACGAGTTCATCCAGAGTGAGAACTCAGTGACACGTAGCCTACAGCAGTTTCGCTACAGAGTTGTTAGCGACATGCTAATTTAACACCTCAGACTCTGAGCCGTGACCCTTGACCCTGGGATTCCTGTATGTCCTACTTGAACCCCACAGCGATGAGCAGCATGTTATGTTTCCAAAAATAATCGAAAGTAAGCCATCTGGATTAAGTGCTGGCTGATTGGCTGAGGCGTGGGGGCGTGTCTGTTTGCATTAAGATATTGTAATAAGGCGATTTTGATCGAGATTTTAACGTAATATTAACACAGAGCAGTTTTAGAGTGAAATAAATGCGCAGATTTCCGTGTTTCACTGTATTTAAGACACCGCCCTCTAGTGGACATGACCGTATTATGCACAAGTTTACACAGAGTTCAGTTTGCACACTTACTAAAGTACAAATCAGGCTTTTTAATAGAAAACAACTTTTGAAAATGATTTTTCACTTTGGCATGAGTACAAGTTCATGGTTTCTGAAAGCGTgttcgagtgtgtgtgtgtgtgtgtgcataatgaTGTCTCCTTGTTTCTCTTCTTCACAACGTTCAGTTCACTGCGAGCTCCATTTAGTCTCACGCAAAAATTTGCATCCAACTTCAAAGGCTTCATTACGGCACTGATCCTTCACAGCTCGTTGTACAGCGGCCTGCACTTGGGCTCCATCTTGTCCTCAAGCACGGCGTCCGGAGCGCAGACCCATGGATCCTCCGTCTCCCACTGCCACTTCACCAGCTGCTCCCTCAGGAGCTCCAACACGGCTTTATGATCAGGATCCGAGGCCAGGTTGGTCTGCTCGGCCGGGTCCGAGTGCGTGTCGAACAGCTCCCAGCGCTCCCTGTAGTAATACTGCCTCAGAGTCTTGAACCAGCGGGTGGGCGTGCCCGCCTGCGTCCTCTGTAGCAGGTCTTGGAAGGTGGGCGAGACGTACAGGTCCTGGTCGATGGGGAAGGGCGAGCGGTAGTTCAGGTTGTGCAGCAGGACGAAGCGGCCGCGCCTCACCGAGCGCATCGGGTAATACATGGTGGCCTCGTGCAGACTCTGACTGCCGAAGGCTGTGTCCCAAATTGGCTCGGAGGACAGAGCAGGGAGCAAGGAGCGACCTGTCAGGTGAACTACAGAGCCGCCGCCGCCGCCGCTCAGGCTGTAGGGAGGATACGGCACGGAGAACCAGTCCAGCAGAGTGGGCGTGATGTCTGAGAGGAAATGAAGAGATTTTACTTCCAGCACGTGAAtaaaaacatcaagttttcacacGTGCACATAATGATTCGAATTAGACACTACAGATGAAAAGATGAGAAAagtgactgggggggggggggagctgttTTGACGTTGAAACACAAGGATGGGCGGAGCTACGTGTTATACTGCAGCCTGTCAGCAGGGGCGCTAAACCTGTACTGACGAGACATTTTTATACAGTCGATGGCGCTGTTTACACCCGGAATTAGCGTGTCCTGGGTGACCGAGGCAGCTCGAAGTGCATCTGTTCACATGGGCCATGTAGTGCGACACGCGTCTCAAGCGACCACTTGTGATCAGATCTCACTTCCCTGCTCGATATGCAGAGCATTTCTGTTGACAGACCAAatgcgttgttgttgttgtttataccAGATGTGAACAGAGCCACGGATGTACAGTGTCACGTAGAaggattaaaggatatgggacatgaaacataaaagcacactatatcagtttctttccattaaaaatatgaaataattgcatcaacaaatacaaaatcatctattaaattcagcaaaatcgttatattcgtgatgattatatggcatttctgctcgagccccgatatgcatattttacaaccggaagagccgctgtcacgtgatcatacgtcacaaaaactttcgggtacagcacaagcgggtagatgaatatggagaagtgtgaatcgtgattatgacgaatgcgacaaaatagtttttgtgtcttggatgacaagaaaattgtttcgtttttagagtgtttaacgtacattgaacatcatggtgtattgcgacctcccagtcagtcagtcagacacgctgtcactcctgttagcaatgtagctaggctcagcatggccaacggtattttttggggctgtagttagatgcgaccaaactcttccgcgtttttcctgtttacataggtttatatgaccagtgacatgaaacaaagttcagttacacaaattgaaacgtggcgattttctatgctatggaaagtacgcactataatgacaggcgtactaacaccttctgcgcgcttcggcagcgcattgataccttcactcggagttgtaccattattttttagacagggcggacggaccagggcattcgcccgcctggccgtgcccgacgaggagcgctctcggccggcttgggaggcagacggcagcccctcctggaagtgtggttttaccatgggcctcatgcggtaaggattagtattataattttgggtgtatcaattattgattatcataattctgactcgtttcgccattttgaatgttttcatctcggactctggaagcattgtatcttgaaaaatatcagcaaaaaaaaactagcttgcaacggactttagctagatctatgatgaactttcaatgtatgatacaaaaataatacttctttcaacagatcattagcctttgagcagaattgtttttaacttaccaggaagtgttatccagccgaccgctttcagtttcatgagggctgaatgaaccctcactctcagaatcatctgacccgtcagagtaaagacaagatccatgttcatgtgaatttccagctatcggttcgaattgatagggtctaacttcacatctctgtgaaacatcgggaatgtcactgtcgatggtgtccatttcggtaacctgtttacattagattcccaagcgctggctccttggaaagtttttgtgacgtcacgggtcacgtgaccacctagctcattaacgaatccttgttttacgctgatgtataaaaaagttgaataatgtgatgattttcacatttttgacgccctgcagtgatttagatcagTGGTTCTTAACTGGAACAGTCTTGGGACCCACAATTTTCCATGGTCATTAGGTCGCGACCCAATTTTTTTTAGCGTTCAAGTCAATTTAATGTAATTCTCAAAATATAACCATAATATGTAAtaataacaattattattattattattattattattatcatctcatctcattatctgtagccgctttatcctgttctacagggtcgcaggcaagctggagcctatcccagctgactacgggtgaaaggcggggtacaccctggacaagtcgccaggtcatcacagggattattattattattattattattattattattatacctgtgTTTGCATCTGCATGGCCATTATATGCTGTATGTCTGATCAATAAACATAGGCAAAATGACGGCTTCATGCTCTCATGTGCAAGTGTCTCACCACATACCACACAGATGGGTTTCTGTACCATTTTGTCCTCAACACAACTAAATCCATATTTCAAATATTCGGGGTCGTACCGTTGTTTCAACATGTTGTTCACCACTCAAATGACTAGCACGCACGTTATGTCGCATAAACATTGTGTCTATGGCAACAGATGACACAGAGCTGGAATCGTCTATCAAAATAAGAGTTGTAAATTGTCGCAGAAAAAAGTTGCACTTTTTTTTAGTGAATCAATGAATTAGCATTTTTTTTACACCACAGCTCCGCGACCCACCCAGGACCCCTCCGCGACCCACTTTTGGGTCGCGACCCACCAGTTAAGAAAcactgatttagatggcatttcttatgtcctttatacatacactggcagtcaatgaaaaagtccaggtcaataattcaacatattatgcaatatggagttggggaaatgtttgttttgagatgtttctattgaatagcgtgcacagaagtcattaatgagttctcctcaatccaaacctttttcaatagtcttcagggagtggtctttaggaatcagctcaaagtgctgttttggagaaaaacaaaaatttgtacacggttgaaaggatgggttggatagcctttattaaggccatgaaaaagctgacttttgtattccttatgtccaagatgccacggttaaatccagatgacagacggcgggccctcggcatggtgcaagccggcctaagtttttcagaagttgggcatcgattgaatgtccaaaccctgccatggcctgcgtgttcacctgatctcaatcccattgagcatcaccttggtgttcagatccagaaccgtgttcctcgtcccatgaacagaggtcaactgatccaggctcttcaagaggagtggcaggccattccacaaaacaggattcgccgtttgatacgcagtatgcgtcgcagactgacggcttgtattgctgttggcggggacaatactcggtactgaagctgcaactttccaattacagggtatccattttgttcggactgtacattatcaaagctcacaacaattgtcatttttttgtttattcatctcgagttaaatgtcagtatattgatctgtaagcttctagtacatgatttcatagcttatgaataaaattttcataaatgtcacctggacattttcattgactgtcagtgtaattatgcccagaaaaaaaatccatgtcccatgtcctttaaggcagctgggccatagaaggttcacgctgcacgcgtgtaaagaaaagtggacaaacgtagcatgacttgctctgggccatagaacggcgttcacgttgcacacttcacgcgtgaagcgtgaaatgaacatgcacacttttttctaggcgtgaagatggaaattccagtcaatgcatgcggtcaccgccgcgccagccaatcagaacgggtctagggagataactctatgctttcaggggaaaacttcagaaaaaatataattgaatggtataattgaaaaatagttcttcatcgggattgtcaagcagattatagaatgttcggtgaaattcaccacgggtttctctcagaaggaagtgttctcggctccaaattctgttcctttttctcttcctctgtctcagtaaaagcagaatgaggcaatcgtcgtcatccgaagagtccatattgttggttactcggtcaaagtagaacagacgcaacacgtgaacatccaagcatgaagtttaatggcccagggtccggttcttcacgtgaacgtgtagcgtgcagcgtgaaccttctatggcccagctgcctaagatcTGCTCTGTGTAAATGGCGCCATCTTGTGGTCATAAAGCGTAACATCATGCAGCGTCTCACCTAGCAGGCTGACGTAGGCGTCGCTCGTCTGTCCCCAGCGCTGTCGCTGTTCAGGTGAGGAGACGATCATGGGTTCGGCCACGCCCGAGTCGTACAGGTTGGTCCGTCCGTTAGGAAACGGGATTCCGTTATCAGAGCTGTACATCACCAACGTGTCGTTCTCAAACCCAGCGTCCCTCAACTCCTGCAGGACCAAACCAATACCTGCAGGAAGTGTGTGGAGgagaggaattaaaaaaaaaaaaaaacaccactgaaccagaaaataaataaaaagatacatgTTTACAGCATAATATTATTATGAATAGATCAGTCTATGTCCGGTGAAGAAGAGTGAGACACTCGCCCTGGTCCAGTCTGCTGACGGTGGTGTACTGAGCAGCGAGATCCGCCCGAGCAGCCGGAGTGTCTGGGACGAAATACGGCACCTGACGAGGAAACCCACAACAATGACGACAAATTGCTTcgttaattaaataaaataacacacaaagaaatgaaaactggactaaaactctGAGGAGCAGCGTCCCGTCATCTCGATCTTTAAACTTCAGAATAGACATGTTCAGATCCCGGAGCCGCTCGTCTCACCTCGACCTGCTCGGGTGTGTAGTGTTGCGGCTGCCAGTCGGGAATTCTGCCCATTCCGCTCTCTCCGTTCCCGAACTTCTCACAGAACGAGCCGTACTGAGGCTGCGAATGGCCACAGCGGTGCGGGTCGTGAAACGCTACGTATAGGAAGAAGGATCGAGTCTCTCCTCCGCTTCTCTCCTCCTCTCGGTGTTCCTGCAGAAACTTCCGGACCAGCAGTTTGATCCGGGTGATGTTGCGTCCTACCTGCAGGACCGAGCCGTTCTCCTCCGTGTAGGCGAAGTCGAAGGGGTACACGGAGCTCGGCCCTACGTGCTTCTTCCCGATGATGCCTGAAGAAGAAGACGACAGTCACGCCATGATTTTTGTCACGACTTTATGGTTCAGAAATGTGTAAATATATCAGGAAGTGGCTTTTTAAAAGTGGCAGATCCCTCGTGAGGAACGTCATCCTGCTCTGATAATCAGCATTGATTGGTAATACTAAAATGCGGTGATGTCAGCTGTTGTGTAACAGTCATGACGCTGTACTGTAGGTGTCGGTGACGTCATGTCGTTTTTCTCACCCGTGCGGATGTTGGATTGCTTCAGTAACAGCGGGAGGCTCTGCACGCCGTCAAACGAGTTAAAGTGATGCACACCCTGATGAAGCCCGTACATCCCGTTCTGGTGCTGAgaggacagaaaaaaaacaaaaggacaCAAAATGACTCACCCGTCATCAGAAAACAGTCACGTGACGAGGAACCTGAGACGCCGTGTTCGGACCTGTGGTAATCCGGTGAGGATGGTGGAGCGACTGGGCGAGCAGCTGCTCACGGAGGTGAAGGCGTTTCGGAAAATGACGCTGCGTCGAGCCAGAGCGCTCAGGTGTGGAGTTCGGACCACCGTGTTGTTGTAGACCTCCGTCTCGAACCCGGCATCATCGGCTGCAGGGCGAACAAACgcaacaccaccatcaccactCGCAAAGCGGCTTCTGAAATCTCAAGACGCTTAGTTACAATCTCGGTGTAGGAAATGAGGCCGGACCAACGGACACTGACCGGGAATTTTCgtatttgtccatctgtattttaaAAGCATCAAacgggatggcccatgaaaaatcaaAGATTTTACGTCTAATTTTCTTCCGAATGTTACACTGGTCGAATACGTTATGTCGTAACACGGCCTGCGATTGGCCGATCGCAGACGCTCTCGATGAACGACAAGTTGCCTCTCATCAGCGAGTAGCAGTGCATTCTGGCCTGACACCATGTGACGCTGTGACCAGCTGGATAGGTTTACTACTAACGGTAAAACAAAAAATAGACcactacaggttttggaccctgacaaaggccaaatcccatttcaccccttggaccaaccccttggcccttcccctccattttgcgcgttcacgtgaaggggtaggggtatcccaatcccagttaacgcggaggggtaggggaaggggtagggcttctgtacccctccaaacggagattttcctggagctgactccg
This genomic window contains:
- the sgsh gene encoding N-sulphoglucosamine sulphohydrolase; the protein is MADVKASWFQWGPGLVGLVLLVCAVGECRRHALLIIADDAGFETEVYNNTVVRTPHLSALARRSVIFRNAFTSVSSCSPSRSTILTGLPQHQNGMYGLHQGVHHFNSFDGVQSLPLLLKQSNIRTGIIGKKHVGPSSVYPFDFAYTEENGSVLQVGRNITRIKLLVRKFLQEHREEERSGGETRSFFLYVAFHDPHRCGHSQPQYGSFCEKFGNGESGMGRIPDWQPQHYTPEQVEVPYFVPDTPAARADLAAQYTTVSRLDQGIGLVLQELRDAGFENDTLVMYSSDNGIPFPNGRTNLYDSGVAEPMIVSSPEQRQRWGQTSDAYVSLLDITPTLLDWFSVPYPPYSLSGGGGGSVVHLTGRSLLPALSSEPIWDTAFGSQSLHEATMYYPMRSVRRGRFVLLHNLNYRSPFPIDQDLYVSPTFQDLLQRTQAGTPTRWFKTLRQYYYRERWELFDTHSDPAEQTNLASDPDHKAVLELLREQLVKWQWETEDPWVCAPDAVLEDKMEPKCRPLYNEL